One stretch of Musicola paradisiaca NCPPB 2511 DNA includes these proteins:
- a CDS encoding TonB-dependent siderophore receptor — MTLTTPARTGLRQILPSQKPLTMALHFAFVSLSLPYAASANAAQESTTTRHYTLVAGPLGGLLNQFAAQSGIYLAADASLTQGLSGPALQGDYTVDEALRRLLSGSGLTASRQTDGSYVLRKLADGEEIYVIRQPGLNGPTEDTGAYTTRNLSTATRMTLSPRETPQSVSVVTRQQMDDQNMTSLEDAMAVSPGVTVVKESSYQTRFQSRGFMMDNVLENGSGSSFQNSVSGMGSAESSSESPDLAIYDRLEILRGASGLLQGNGEPGGTVNLVRKKPTYDFRSTLSTSAGSWDNYRQEADVSGPLNNDGSLRGRFVGVTQKKDSFVNDVQSERHVMYGTLAYDLTSDTTVTTGVNWQKTRTVPDLYGVPMSTDYASLNLPRSTFLGASWNRITFEKINTFAELEHHFSNDWALKSALNYTHSTAVGRFTGIFGNGTGGVGSSGTGRLNNLLARDNQAEQWNYNLTLNGPFKLFGQHHELVVGGDYQKENFDNLFGRVSNTSVVNVYSWDPSSLAEPTWPSYSNNYTYDLYQRGLFTTARFTLADNWKWIVGTRYSNFSYANTLRNLNSGTSSQTHFKANEQWTPYSGLLWDFADHYTWYLSYADIYKPQENIDSRGNLLPAVTGKNYETGVKSEFLDGALNTSAALFRIVQENRAVEDTDCRVSTTCYRADGKVESQGLELEAAGKLAMGWQVSAGYTLTNSKYLKSDESTQGRRYSLNTPQHQFKLYTRYQLPGNLNQWTVGAGLTAQTDTTTSRGITQGGYTLFNANVNYQYNAHLSFNLAGYNLTDKVYYVNVSNRHRGGNNFYGDPRNMMLTAKWTF, encoded by the coding sequence ATGACATTGACTACACCTGCTCGCACTGGCCTGCGCCAAATTCTCCCTTCGCAAAAACCGCTGACGATGGCGCTACACTTCGCGTTCGTCAGCCTGTCGTTGCCATACGCCGCGTCAGCCAACGCGGCCCAGGAAAGTACGACGACCCGCCACTACACCCTCGTTGCTGGCCCGCTTGGCGGCTTGTTGAACCAATTCGCCGCACAATCCGGCATCTATCTCGCCGCCGACGCCAGCCTGACGCAGGGCCTGAGCGGCCCGGCGTTACAGGGCGATTATACGGTGGATGAGGCGCTGCGACGTCTGTTGAGCGGCAGCGGACTCACCGCATCACGCCAGACTGACGGCAGTTATGTACTGAGAAAACTGGCGGACGGTGAGGAAATATATGTTATTCGGCAGCCTGGCCTGAATGGCCCGACGGAAGACACGGGCGCCTACACCACCCGCAATCTGAGCACGGCCACCCGGATGACGCTTTCGCCGCGTGAAACGCCGCAATCTGTCAGTGTCGTGACCCGCCAGCAAATGGATGACCAGAACATGACGTCACTGGAAGACGCGATGGCCGTATCCCCCGGCGTTACCGTGGTGAAAGAGAGCTCCTATCAGACCCGTTTCCAGTCCCGCGGTTTCATGATGGACAACGTACTGGAGAATGGTTCCGGCAGTTCGTTCCAGAACAGCGTATCGGGCATGGGCTCGGCGGAATCCTCCAGCGAGTCGCCCGATTTGGCGATCTACGATCGACTGGAAATTCTGCGCGGCGCGTCCGGGCTATTACAAGGCAATGGTGAGCCAGGCGGTACCGTCAATCTGGTGCGCAAGAAACCCACCTACGATTTTCGCAGCACACTCAGCACCAGTGCAGGCAGTTGGGATAATTACCGTCAGGAAGCGGATGTGTCCGGCCCGCTCAATAACGACGGTTCGTTACGCGGCCGTTTTGTCGGCGTCACACAGAAAAAAGACAGTTTTGTCAATGATGTACAAAGTGAACGCCATGTCATGTACGGTACATTAGCCTATGACCTCACCAGCGACACGACCGTCACCACCGGCGTCAACTGGCAGAAAACCCGTACCGTACCGGATCTGTATGGCGTCCCGATGTCCACCGATTACGCCAGCCTCAATCTGCCGCGCTCCACCTTTTTGGGCGCCAGTTGGAACCGGATCACCTTCGAAAAAATCAACACGTTCGCAGAACTGGAGCATCATTTCAGCAACGACTGGGCGCTGAAAAGCGCACTCAATTACACCCACTCTACGGCTGTTGGTCGCTTTACCGGTATTTTCGGCAACGGCACCGGCGGCGTCGGCAGCAGCGGCACCGGGCGGCTCAACAACCTGCTGGCGCGCGATAATCAGGCCGAGCAATGGAACTATAACCTGACGCTGAATGGGCCGTTCAAACTGTTTGGGCAACACCATGAGTTAGTGGTGGGTGGGGATTACCAGAAGGAAAACTTCGACAACCTATTTGGCCGGGTGAGCAATACCAGCGTCGTCAATGTGTATAGCTGGGATCCCAGCTCGCTGGCGGAACCGACATGGCCCAGCTACAGCAACAATTACACTTACGATCTCTACCAGCGCGGCCTGTTCACCACCGCCCGCTTTACTCTGGCAGATAACTGGAAGTGGATAGTCGGTACTCGCTATAGCAACTTCAGCTACGCCAATACATTACGCAATCTCAACAGCGGTACCTCCAGCCAGACGCATTTTAAGGCCAACGAACAATGGACGCCTTACAGCGGCCTGCTGTGGGATTTTGCCGATCACTACACCTGGTATCTGAGTTACGCCGATATTTACAAACCACAAGAAAATATCGATAGCCGCGGCAATCTATTGCCCGCCGTCACCGGGAAAAACTACGAAACCGGGGTGAAAAGTGAATTCCTCGACGGTGCATTGAACACCTCGGCGGCATTATTCCGTATCGTGCAGGAAAACCGGGCAGTTGAAGATACCGATTGCCGGGTCTCCACCACCTGCTACCGCGCTGACGGCAAGGTAGAAAGCCAGGGGCTGGAATTGGAAGCCGCAGGCAAACTGGCGATGGGCTGGCAGGTATCCGCCGGTTATACGCTGACCAACAGCAAGTACCTGAAATCTGATGAGAGCACACAGGGTCGCCGTTACAGCCTCAATACGCCGCAACATCAGTTCAAGCTCTACACCCGCTATCAATTACCCGGCAACCTGAACCAATGGACCGTGGGCGCAGGATTGACCGCGCAAACCGACACCACCACCAGCAGAGGGATCACACAAGGGGGCTATACGCTGTTCAACGCCAACGTGAACTACCAGTACAACGCTCACCTCAGTTTCAACCTGGCCGGATATAACCTGACCGATAAGGTGTACTACGTGAACGTGTCGAATCGTCATCGTGGCGGCAACAACTTCTATGGCGACCCGCGTAATATGATGTTAACCGCCAAATGGACGTTCTGA
- a CDS encoding ABC transporter ATP-binding protein/permease — MNSLRRFCQLVAPLWLSRGALWLWLLLFATISLTLSVVWISVQYNNWSKAFYDALADYFRHASIRALALSYLGYTALFVLVVVCGNWLKKLLMLRWREQMTQQFEQQWLQHHAHYRLQLMPGGAPDHPDQRIAEDIRLLTEQSLTLLLSLLKNTARLLSFLAILWHLSGVQTITLGDWQLTVPGYLVWIALGYALVGSAVTHWLGAPLHHVNARLQQVEAGYRGTLLRIHDHSEQIAFYQGQKAERQRMQRHFSAIVASAFQLMGRECRLESFTTSYFRLSLIIPVFAVLPLYLLQQVSLGAIMQARAAFGYVLDAFGWFIDSYRELARWSATVGRLWELQQQLQQLPPCPTPQRRGEALIADRLQLRSPQGHALLEPVSLCLQPANWCQLQGASGSGKTTLLRALAGLWPFSAGSVIHPAGEVLFLPQKTLSAAGNVASAVELSVAAHAAR; from the coding sequence ATGAATAGCCTGCGGCGTTTCTGTCAGTTAGTCGCGCCGCTGTGGCTAAGCCGCGGCGCATTATGGCTATGGCTACTGTTATTCGCGACGATCAGTCTAACGCTGTCAGTGGTATGGATCAGCGTGCAGTACAACAACTGGAGCAAAGCCTTCTATGATGCGTTGGCGGACTACTTCCGCCACGCATCGATCCGCGCCCTGGCGTTGAGTTATCTCGGCTACACGGCGCTGTTTGTTCTGGTGGTAGTGTGCGGTAACTGGCTGAAAAAACTGTTGATGCTGCGCTGGCGCGAACAAATGACGCAGCAGTTCGAACAGCAATGGTTGCAGCACCATGCGCATTATCGGCTACAACTGATGCCCGGCGGTGCGCCGGATCACCCCGATCAGCGCATCGCCGAGGATATCCGCCTGTTGACGGAACAGAGTCTGACGCTGTTGTTATCGTTACTGAAAAACACCGCCCGACTGCTCTCTTTCCTGGCCATCCTGTGGCACCTCTCCGGTGTGCAGACCATCACGCTGGGCGACTGGCAACTGACCGTGCCGGGGTATCTGGTCTGGATTGCGCTGGGGTATGCGCTTGTCGGCAGTGCGGTCACGCACTGGCTCGGCGCGCCGTTGCATCACGTCAATGCCCGGCTACAACAGGTGGAAGCCGGCTATCGCGGCACGCTGTTGCGTATCCACGACCATAGCGAGCAAATCGCGTTTTATCAGGGGCAGAAGGCGGAACGCCAGCGGATGCAACGGCACTTCAGCGCGATCGTCGCCAGTGCCTTTCAACTGATGGGGCGCGAGTGTCGTCTGGAAAGCTTCACCACCAGCTACTTCCGCCTGAGCCTGATTATTCCGGTGTTCGCGGTGCTGCCGCTCTACCTGCTGCAACAGGTTTCGCTGGGCGCCATCATGCAAGCACGCGCCGCCTTTGGGTATGTGCTGGATGCGTTTGGCTGGTTCATCGACAGCTACCGGGAGCTGGCGCGCTGGTCGGCCACCGTCGGCCGGTTGTGGGAACTGCAACAACAGTTACAACAACTGCCGCCCTGCCCGACGCCGCAACGCCGGGGCGAAGCGCTTATCGCCGATCGCCTGCAACTGCGCTCTCCACAAGGGCATGCCTTACTGGAGCCGGTGTCGCTATGCCTACAACCGGCCAACTGGTGCCAGTTGCAGGGCGCGAGCGGCAGCGGCAAAACCACGCTGCTACGGGCGCTGGCCGGGTTATGGCCGTTCAGCGCCGGATCGGTGATCCACCCTGCCGGCGAAGTGCTGTTCTTGCCGCAAAAAACCCTATCTGCCGCAGGGAACGTTGCGTCAGCTGTTGAGCTATCCGTCGCCGCACACGCCGCACGATGA
- a CDS encoding ATP-binding cassette domain-containing protein has protein sequence MRQLLSYPSPHTPHDDQLQAVLQQVQLPHLVPLLDCEHPWSMRLSGGEQQRLSLARALLQKPALLCLDEATSQLDDDSAHWLMRELRRQLPHTIVLAVTHQTVLTALFDTTLATTTAGRANAA, from the coding sequence TTGCGTCAGCTGTTGAGCTATCCGTCGCCGCACACGCCGCACGATGATCAGTTGCAGGCCGTACTGCAACAGGTGCAGTTGCCTCATCTCGTCCCGTTGCTGGACTGCGAGCACCCTTGGTCGATGCGTCTGTCCGGCGGCGAGCAGCAGCGGTTGTCGCTGGCACGCGCGTTGTTACAAAAACCGGCGTTATTGTGTCTGGATGAGGCCACCAGCCAGTTAGACGATGACAGCGCGCATTGGCTAATGCGGGAATTGCGCCGCCAGTTACCCCACACCATTGTACTGGCGGTGACGCATCAAACGGTGCTGACAGCGCTGTTCGATACCACGCTGGCCACGACGACAGCCGGGCGGGCGAACGCAGCCTGA
- the deoD gene encoding purine-nucleoside phosphorylase: MATPHINAEMGDFADVVLMPGDPLRAKYIAETFLENAVEVNNVRGMLGFTGTYKGRRISVMGHGMGIPSCSIYTKELITEYGVKKIIRVGSCGAVRADVKLRDVVIGMGACTDSKVNRMRFKDHDFSAIADFDLLRHAVDAAKARGIDARVGNLFSADLFYTPDPQMFDVMEKYGILGVEMEAAGIYGVAAEFGAKALAICTVSDHIRTHEQTTAAERQTTFNEMIDIALESVLLGDAAEA; encoded by the coding sequence ATGGCTACGCCACATATCAATGCAGAAATGGGTGACTTCGCGGACGTAGTGCTGATGCCGGGCGACCCGTTGCGCGCTAAGTACATCGCCGAAACTTTTCTGGAAAATGCGGTGGAAGTGAACAATGTGCGCGGCATGTTGGGTTTCACCGGCACCTACAAAGGCCGCCGTATTTCCGTGATGGGCCACGGCATGGGCATTCCGTCCTGCTCCATTTACACCAAAGAGCTGATCACCGAATACGGCGTGAAGAAAATTATCCGGGTCGGTTCCTGCGGCGCGGTGCGTGCCGACGTGAAACTGCGTGACGTGGTGATCGGCATGGGCGCCTGCACCGATTCCAAAGTGAACCGGATGCGCTTTAAAGATCACGACTTCTCGGCGATTGCCGATTTCGACCTGCTGCGCCATGCGGTCGATGCCGCCAAAGCACGCGGCATCGACGCTCGCGTTGGCAACCTGTTCTCCGCCGATCTGTTCTACACGCCGGATCCGCAGATGTTCGACGTGATGGAAAAATACGGCATTCTGGGCGTGGAAATGGAAGCGGCCGGTATCTACGGCGTGGCGGCGGAGTTTGGCGCCAAAGCGTTGGCGATCTGCACCGTGTCCGACCATATCCGCACCCACGAGCAGACCACGGCGGCCGAGCGCCAGACCACCTTCAACGAGATGATCGACATCGCGCTCGAGTCGGTGCTGTTGGGCGACGCCGCCGAGGCGTAA
- the deoB gene encoding phosphopentomutase: MKRAFIMVLDSFGIGAAADAERFGDAGSDTLGHIAQACAEGKANVGRQGALHLPNLSRLGLGKAAAESTGHFPAGLDAQAEIVGAYAYASEISSGKDTPSGHWEIAGVPVLFDWGYFLDHDNSFPQALLDRLVERAGLPGYLGNCHSSGTVILDQLGEEHMRTGKPIFYTSADSVFQIACHEETFGLEKLYELCEIAREELTAGGYNIGRVIARPFIGDRVGQFQRTGNRHDLAVEPPAPTMLKKLVGEKNGTVVSVGKIADIYANVGITKKVKATGIDALFDATLKEMEQAGDDTIVFTNFVDFDSSYGHRRDIAGYAAALELFDRRLPEMLARVTGDDILILTADHGCDPSWPGTDHTREHVPVLIYGPTVTPGSRGHRTTFADIGQTVAGYFGLSPMEYGQPML, encoded by the coding sequence ATGAAACGTGCATTTATTATGGTTCTTGACTCGTTCGGTATTGGCGCAGCCGCAGATGCCGAACGGTTTGGCGACGCGGGTTCAGATACGCTGGGCCATATCGCACAAGCCTGCGCGGAAGGGAAGGCTAACGTTGGACGTCAGGGGGCGCTGCACCTGCCGAACCTGTCCCGTCTGGGGCTGGGCAAGGCGGCGGCGGAGTCCACCGGCCATTTCCCGGCGGGGCTGGATGCGCAGGCGGAGATCGTCGGCGCCTATGCTTACGCCAGTGAAATTTCTTCCGGCAAGGATACGCCGTCGGGCCACTGGGAAATCGCGGGTGTGCCGGTGTTGTTCGATTGGGGCTATTTTCTTGATCACGACAACAGCTTCCCGCAGGCATTGCTGGACCGGCTGGTTGAACGGGCCGGGCTGCCGGGGTATCTCGGTAACTGCCATTCTTCCGGCACCGTGATTCTCGACCAGCTCGGCGAGGAGCATATGAGAACCGGCAAGCCGATTTTCTACACCTCTGCTGATTCCGTCTTCCAGATCGCCTGCCACGAGGAGACCTTCGGGCTGGAGAAACTGTACGAACTGTGTGAAATCGCACGCGAAGAACTCACCGCAGGCGGCTACAATATCGGCCGGGTGATCGCCCGTCCGTTTATCGGCGATCGCGTCGGGCAGTTCCAGCGTACCGGCAACCGCCACGATCTGGCCGTCGAGCCGCCGGCGCCGACCATGCTGAAAAAGCTGGTGGGCGAGAAAAACGGCACCGTGGTGTCGGTGGGGAAAATCGCGGATATCTACGCCAACGTCGGCATTACCAAAAAGGTGAAGGCCACCGGCATCGATGCGCTGTTTGACGCCACGCTGAAAGAGATGGAGCAGGCGGGCGATGACACCATCGTGTTCACCAACTTTGTGGATTTCGATTCGTCATACGGCCATCGTCGCGACATCGCCGGGTATGCCGCTGCGCTGGAACTGTTCGATCGCCGTTTGCCGGAAATGCTCGCTCGCGTGACCGGCGACGATATTCTGATCCTGACCGCCGATCACGGCTGCGACCCGAGCTGGCCGGGTACCGATCACACCCGCGAACATGTGCCGGTGCTGATCTATGGGCCGACCGTGACGCCGGGGTCGCGCGGGCACCGTACCACGTTCGCCGACATCGGCCAGACGGTAGCGGGTTATTTCGGCCTGTCGCCGATGGAATACGGGCAACCGATGCTGTGA
- the deoA gene encoding thymidine phosphorylase — translation MFLTQEIIRKKRDGHPLSAEEIRFFINGIRDNSVSEGQIAALAMTIFFHDMNMDERVALTLAMRDSGTVLDWKGLDLHGPLVDKHSTGGVGDVTSLMLGPMVAACGGYVPMISGRGLGHTGGTLDKLESIPGLDILPTDARFRQIIQDVGVAIIGQTNSLAPADKRFYATRDITATVDSIALITASILAKKLAEGLDALVMDVKVGSGAFMPTYEQSEQLAQAIVGVANQAGCRTSALLTDMSQVLASSAGNALEVREAVRFLTGEQRNPRLFEVTMALCEDMLLAGGLANSTADARARLQAVLDNGRAAEVFGRMVAAQRGPADFVEHYDRYLQAATLSKPVFAEQNGFVNAMDARGLGMAVVALGGGRRQASDTIDHSVGLSDMVSLGEYVDTQRPLAVIHANTEADWQQAAQAIRDAITISGQPPAPCPLIYRRLSAADAQ, via the coding sequence GTGTTTTTGACTCAGGAAATCATCCGTAAAAAACGGGATGGGCATCCGCTCAGTGCGGAAGAGATTCGCTTTTTCATCAATGGAATACGTGACAACAGTGTGTCGGAGGGGCAGATCGCGGCGCTGGCGATGACCATCTTTTTCCACGACATGAACATGGACGAGCGCGTGGCGCTGACGCTGGCGATGCGTGATTCCGGCACCGTGCTGGACTGGAAAGGGCTGGATCTGCACGGCCCGCTGGTGGACAAGCATTCCACCGGCGGCGTCGGCGACGTCACTTCCCTGATGCTGGGGCCGATGGTGGCGGCCTGTGGTGGTTACGTACCGATGATTTCTGGCCGTGGGCTGGGCCACACCGGCGGTACGCTGGACAAGCTGGAGTCGATTCCGGGCCTGGATATTCTCCCCACCGACGCGCGTTTCCGCCAGATTATCCAAGATGTCGGCGTGGCGATTATCGGGCAAACCAACTCGCTGGCGCCGGCAGACAAACGGTTTTATGCCACGCGGGATATTACCGCCACGGTGGATTCCATTGCGCTGATTACCGCCTCGATTCTGGCGAAAAAGCTGGCGGAAGGGCTGGACGCGCTGGTGATGGACGTCAAAGTCGGTTCCGGTGCGTTTATGCCGACTTATGAACAATCGGAGCAACTGGCGCAGGCGATCGTCGGCGTGGCGAATCAGGCGGGGTGCCGCACCAGTGCGTTGTTGACCGACATGAGCCAGGTGCTGGCTTCCAGCGCGGGTAATGCGCTGGAGGTACGCGAAGCGGTGCGTTTTTTGACCGGTGAACAGCGTAATCCGCGCTTGTTCGAGGTCACGATGGCGCTCTGTGAAGACATGCTGCTGGCGGGAGGGTTGGCCAACAGCACCGCCGACGCGCGGGCCCGGTTGCAGGCCGTGTTGGACAACGGTCGGGCGGCGGAGGTGTTCGGACGGATGGTCGCAGCGCAGCGCGGGCCGGCGGATTTCGTCGAGCATTATGATCGTTATCTGCAAGCCGCGACGCTCAGCAAGCCGGTGTTCGCCGAGCAAAACGGGTTTGTCAACGCCATGGATGCCCGAGGGCTGGGGATGGCGGTGGTGGCTCTGGGTGGTGGACGTCGTCAGGCGAGTGATACTATTGATCACAGTGTCGGGCTGAGCGACATGGTCAGCTTAGGCGAGTATGTCGATACACAGCGTCCGCTGGCGGTGATCCACGCCAATACGGAGGCTGACTGGCAACAGGCGGCGCAGGCAATCAGAGACGCCATCACCATCAGCGGGCAGCCACCGGCGCCTTGCCCGCTGATTTATCGTCGCCTCAGCGCCGCCGATGCGCAATAA
- the deoC gene encoding deoxyribose-phosphate aldolase, translating into MTELTTVAQRALGLMDLTTLNDDDTDEKVIALCRQASSPAGKTAAVCIYPRFVPLARKTLCEQGTPEVRIATVTNFPHGNDDIDVALAETRAAIAYGADEVDVVFPYRALMAGNRQVGFELVTACKEACAAAGVLLKVIIETGELKTEALIRQASEIAIDAGADFIKTSTGKVAVNATLQSAEIMLKVIRDKGVGENVGFKPAGGVRTAEDAAQYLQLADAIMGAGWADARHFRFGASGLLGSLLTVLGHSASASRSNY; encoded by the coding sequence ATGACTGAATTAACTACCGTGGCGCAGCGTGCGCTGGGGCTGATGGACTTGACCACACTGAATGACGACGATACCGATGAAAAGGTGATTGCTCTGTGTCGTCAGGCCAGCAGCCCGGCGGGAAAAACCGCCGCCGTCTGCATTTATCCGCGTTTTGTGCCGCTGGCGCGTAAGACGCTGTGCGAGCAGGGAACGCCGGAGGTGCGTATTGCCACCGTCACTAATTTTCCGCACGGTAATGACGACATCGACGTCGCGCTGGCTGAAACCCGCGCCGCTATTGCTTATGGGGCGGACGAGGTGGATGTGGTGTTCCCGTATCGGGCGCTGATGGCGGGCAACCGTCAGGTCGGTTTCGAACTGGTGACAGCCTGTAAAGAAGCGTGTGCGGCGGCGGGCGTATTACTCAAGGTGATTATCGAAACCGGCGAATTGAAGACCGAAGCGCTGATTCGTCAGGCCAGTGAAATCGCTATCGATGCCGGAGCGGATTTTATCAAAACCTCTACCGGCAAGGTGGCGGTCAACGCGACGCTGCAATCAGCGGAAATCATGCTGAAAGTGATTCGTGACAAAGGCGTGGGCGAGAACGTCGGGTTCAAACCGGCCGGCGGCGTGCGTACTGCGGAGGATGCCGCCCAGTACCTGCAACTTGCCGACGCTATCATGGGCGCCGGGTGGGCTGATGCCCGTCATTTCCGGTTCGGCGCGTCGGGCCTGTTGGGCAGCCTGTTGACGGTACTGGGCCATAGCGCTTCCGCCAGCCGCAGCAACTATTAA
- a CDS encoding GIY-YIG nuclease family protein, producing MTTSTTLWFLYILRTTGGQLYTGITTDVTRRLAQHQAGKGARSLRGKGALALVYHCVVNDRSAALKWEYRVKQLTKKQKERLVQTQPLHVADFFSRLRAD from the coding sequence GTGACGACATCGACAACCCTATGGTTTCTCTATATTTTACGCACGACCGGCGGCCAGCTTTACACCGGCATCACCACCGACGTCACACGCAGGTTGGCGCAGCATCAGGCAGGAAAAGGGGCGCGTTCATTGCGGGGAAAAGGAGCACTGGCGCTGGTCTATCACTGCGTCGTCAATGATCGATCCGCCGCGCTGAAGTGGGAATATCGCGTCAAACAGCTGACGAAAAAACAAAAAGAGAGGCTGGTGCAAACACAGCCTCTCCATGTGGCAGATTTTTTTTCCAGACTCAGAGCAGATTAA
- a CDS encoding GNAT family N-acetyltransferase, translated as MLIRVEIPVDAPGIDNLLRGAFPDGKEADLVQQLREDGLLTLGVVASDDEGVVVGYAAFSPVTLDGEDRQWVGLGPLAVEASYRRQGLGEKLVYEGLDALNEFGYTAVVVLGNPAYYSRFGFVPAIERQLRCRWPKTERAFQIYPLVDNHFEGVSGMVEYAAPFNLL; from the coding sequence ATGTTGATTCGTGTTGAAATTCCGGTGGATGCACCGGGGATCGACAACCTGTTGCGGGGAGCCTTCCCTGATGGCAAAGAAGCGGATCTGGTACAGCAACTACGAGAGGATGGGTTGCTGACGCTAGGGGTTGTGGCCAGCGACGATGAAGGTGTGGTCGTGGGATACGCCGCCTTTAGCCCGGTGACGCTGGACGGCGAAGACCGGCAATGGGTCGGGTTGGGGCCGCTGGCGGTGGAGGCGTCCTATCGTCGACAGGGATTGGGCGAAAAGCTGGTATATGAAGGGCTGGATGCGCTTAACGAATTTGGTTATACCGCCGTGGTGGTGCTGGGCAACCCGGCTTACTACTCGCGTTTCGGTTTCGTTCCCGCCATTGAACGGCAATTGCGCTGCCGCTGGCCGAAGACTGAACGGGCCTTCCAGATTTACCCGCTGGTGGACAATCATTTCGAAGGCGTGAGCGGTATGGTGGAGTACGCGGCGCCGTTTAATCTGCTCTGA
- the ubiT gene encoding ubiquinone anaerobic biosynthesis accessory factor UbiT, with translation MLEKLRAQIVRRAPGLLGKPLMLTPFSLQRRVLEQLLGWQFRQALEDGELDFLDNRWLKIDVRDVGLTWFMSLQDQKLIVSQNALADVSFSADANDLILIAARREDPDTLFFQRRLRIEGDTELGLYVKNLMDAIELEAMPKPLRVTLEQLAAFVAAGLQEGAEQSTSHAPASC, from the coding sequence GTGTTGGAAAAACTACGGGCGCAGATTGTGCGTCGGGCACCCGGTTTACTGGGCAAACCGTTAATGTTAACGCCATTCTCTTTGCAGCGGCGGGTGTTGGAGCAGTTGCTGGGGTGGCAGTTCCGCCAGGCGCTGGAAGACGGTGAACTGGACTTTCTGGACAACCGCTGGCTGAAGATTGACGTGCGGGATGTCGGGTTGACGTGGTTTATGTCATTGCAGGATCAAAAATTGATCGTCAGCCAAAACGCGCTGGCGGATGTGAGCTTCAGCGCTGATGCCAATGATCTGATCCTGATCGCCGCACGTCGGGAAGACCCCGATACGCTGTTTTTCCAGCGCCGGTTGCGGATTGAAGGTGATACGGAGCTCGGGTTGTATGTCAAAAACTTGATGGACGCTATCGAACTTGAGGCGATGCCAAAGCCATTGCGCGTGACGTTAGAGCAATTGGCGGCGTTTGTGGCGGCTGGTTTACAGGAGGGCGCGGAGCAGTCAACGTCTCACGCGCCGGCATCATGTTGA
- the ubiU gene encoding ubiquinone anaerobic biosynthesis protein UbiU — protein sequence MELLCPAGNLPALKAAIENGADAVYIGLKDDTNARHFAGLNFTDKKLQEASDYVHRHRRKLHIAINTFAHPDGYLRWERAVDMAAQSGADALILADLAMLDYAAQRYPHIERHVSVQASATNEEAARFYQRNFAVSRIVLPRVLSIHQVKQLARTSPVPLEVFAFGSLCIMSEGRCYLSSYLTGESPNTVGACSPARFVRWQQTAQGMESRLNDVLIDRYQENENAGYPTLCKGRYLVGGQRYHALEEPTSLNTLALLPELMAAGIASVKIEGRQRSPAYVSQVTQVWRQAIDRCRAAPEQFVPTQAWMDALGAVSEGTQTTLGAYHRQWQ from the coding sequence ATGGAATTGCTTTGCCCCGCCGGTAATCTGCCGGCATTGAAAGCCGCTATCGAAAACGGTGCTGACGCGGTGTACATCGGGCTAAAAGACGATACCAACGCCCGACATTTCGCCGGCCTCAACTTCACGGATAAAAAATTACAGGAAGCCAGCGACTATGTGCATCGCCACCGGCGCAAACTGCACATCGCCATTAATACCTTCGCGCATCCGGATGGTTATCTCCGCTGGGAACGCGCGGTGGATATGGCGGCGCAGTCCGGCGCGGACGCGCTGATTCTGGCGGATCTGGCGATGCTGGATTATGCAGCGCAGCGCTATCCGCATATCGAACGCCACGTCTCGGTACAAGCGTCCGCCACCAATGAGGAAGCGGCCCGCTTCTATCAACGCAATTTTGCGGTGTCCCGCATCGTGCTGCCGCGCGTGCTTTCCATCCATCAGGTTAAACAATTGGCGCGCACCAGCCCGGTGCCGCTGGAAGTGTTCGCCTTCGGCAGCCTGTGCATCATGTCCGAAGGCCGCTGTTACCTCTCTTCCTACCTGACCGGCGAATCACCCAATACCGTAGGCGCCTGCTCGCCTGCCCGCTTTGTACGCTGGCAACAGACCGCGCAGGGTATGGAATCCCGTCTCAACGATGTACTGATCGACCGGTACCAGGAAAATGAAAACGCGGGCTACCCGACGTTGTGTAAAGGACGCTATCTGGTGGGCGGTCAACGCTACCATGCGCTGGAAGAGCCCACCAGCCTCAACACGCTGGCGCTGCTGCCGGAGCTGATGGCGGCGGGGATCGCTTCGGTGAAAATCGAAGGACGCCAACGCAGCCCGGCATACGTCAGCCAGGTTACGCAGGTGTGGCGTCAGGCCATCGATCGCTGCCGTGCGGCGCCGGAACAGTTTGTGCCGACCCAGGCCTGGATGGACGCGCTCGGCGCAGTATCGGAAGGCACCCAGACCACACTGGGCGCTTATCATCGTCAATGGCAGTAA